From one Streptomyces sp. Q6 genomic stretch:
- a CDS encoding helix-turn-helix domain-containing protein: MLGAIGLDGTDEAAYRMLVSAGAADVPDLARALAVPDHETERALRVLERQGLAARSPGRPERWVAAPPGIALGALLIQRRHELEKAELAAARLAEEFRARAVEPAAHDLVEVVTGADAVARRFLQIQLGAATEVCALVTGAPAVVPAGDNDAELNAVGRGVSYRVVIEREVLSLPEGLTDLSAAIGRDEQVRVVDRVPTKLVIADGALALVPLTSRAAEPAALVVHASGLLESLSGLFAAVWRQALPLRLGESGRVDAVGPDGPDATDLEILSLLLAGLTDASVAKQLDLGMRTVQRRVKRLMELAGVATRLQLGWHAYERGWVAR, from the coding sequence ATGCTGGGTGCGATAGGTCTGGACGGCACGGACGAGGCGGCTTACCGGATGCTGGTGTCCGCGGGCGCGGCGGACGTGCCGGATCTCGCCCGCGCCCTCGCCGTCCCCGATCACGAGACCGAGCGCGCGCTGCGTGTCCTCGAACGGCAGGGGCTCGCCGCCCGGTCGCCGGGCCGGCCCGAGCGCTGGGTGGCCGCGCCGCCCGGCATCGCGCTCGGCGCGCTCCTCATCCAGCGGCGGCACGAGCTGGAGAAGGCGGAGCTTGCGGCGGCCCGGCTCGCCGAGGAGTTCCGGGCCCGCGCCGTCGAACCGGCCGCGCACGACCTGGTCGAGGTGGTGACCGGGGCGGACGCCGTGGCCCGGCGTTTCCTCCAGATCCAGCTCGGCGCGGCGACGGAGGTGTGCGCGCTGGTGACGGGCGCCCCGGCCGTCGTGCCCGCGGGCGACAACGACGCCGAGCTGAACGCGGTGGGCCGGGGCGTCTCCTACCGGGTGGTGATCGAGCGCGAGGTGCTCTCGCTGCCCGAGGGGCTGACCGATCTGTCGGCGGCGATCGGGCGGGACGAGCAGGTCAGGGTCGTGGACCGGGTGCCGACGAAGCTGGTCATCGCCGACGGCGCGCTCGCGCTGGTGCCGCTCACCTCCCGCGCCGCCGAGCCCGCGGCGCTCGTGGTGCACGCGAGCGGCCTGCTGGAGTCGCTCTCCGGGCTCTTCGCGGCGGTGTGGCGACAAGCGCTCCCGCTGCGGCTCGGCGAGAGCGGGCGGGTGGACGCGGTCGGCCCCGACGGACCGGACGCCACGGACCTGGAGATCCTCTCCCTGCTGCTCGCCGGGCTGACCGACGCGAGCGTGGCCAAGCAGCTGGACCTCGGGATGCGCACGGTGCAGCGGCGGGTGAAGCGGCTGATGGAACTGGCGGGCGTGGCCACGCGGCTCCAGCTCGGATGGCACGCGTACGAGCGGGGCTGGGTGGCTCGCTGA
- a CDS encoding S8 family peptidase: MRAISRTGLGAAMAAVLAVTAGGPTVADATPGASGSSGDRPLVGSETAQAKTKTDASGNAVVTLVTGDRVRVTRDAKGTPTAALLPGEDGSEPVYRTHRVGDDLYVYPDGVQQKIDQGLVDAQLFNVTGLVAQGYDDAHTKTLPVIVGYDESADIARSLPAEPRAAERTHRLDVIDAVSYRTDKKKTADFWADVTSPRTRSGKPVEKVWLDAKARSTMADSTRQIGADTAWAAGYTGKGTKVAVLDTGVDAEHPDLKGQVTQSKDFTGSDNGTADVVGHGSHVASTVAGTGAASDGKEQGVAPGTDLLVGKVLGNDGSGSASGIIAGMQWAVDSGADVVSMSLGSSAPMPTCDDPMSTAAQALASKSDALFVIAAGNLGRNNNTVSSPGCAPDVLTVGAVDSADDTAYFSSRGPVAGTHTLKPEIAAPGVAIKAAAANGRGVYAYTSMSGTSMATPHVAGSAALLKQKHPDWSGQRVKQALVSSAKSDLSGDVRETGGGSLRVDQALKQTVLGAGSVQGGTFDWPQSAGDRTSVDVPYTNTGDKPVTLDLAVSHVTGNDGTTVRSRIASLGRRTVTVPAGATVEVPLALDPAAGLKAAQYGDITGRVLATGPGGVHVSTPFSLYVQPKTVRLTVKVVDRNGDPAAGVSSLDVIGTDDATGSMLSNDGAEQQTLELRAGAYEVQAFIGTPDAGDSPKLYDSLTYMGRPQLNLTKDTTLVLDAREASRLKAVTKDRTSETRGAVLGSSRTWDDVWLFTDTISGGRSIRGYYADVRGEATDGDYAFTSMWRNAAPLISEFRTADGTRLHPWAATTTAVNLDGTGSAEVVAAGAGTAADLAAAGVKGKIALVKLADDATSLFSIAAAAKTAGAVAVIGYHDSATRWTPASGFVAPDVPILSLPADEAKALAAAPTKVTWKATASSPYMYNLVHTEDGELTAPRTYAAHDRALARVDSTYTAAGVAADFSDTTVVTTAGGVSAVPDSFATVRAPGGRAEYYTAGDDVTFERILGSSFPFGETMIGGAKSYAKGARLKERWYDGVLVPTAAQDAAGDEILVGERQGNLIGVNFNGAYWRDGSHYGAPGSFGDFGGVSLSRDGELVGSSPWTAGVFEIPAGKSTYELTLTTQKGGSPARFFQRSSPVRTVFTFTSQEKPDVYSQGLPLLFPKYGIPEDGMKTLAARDGQTISLSATGHQGYTPADLTAAEVAYSYDGGTTWTEAKTRRADGRWTATVNHAAASGKQVTLRTTLTDAKGASVTQTVTRAYDVR; the protein is encoded by the coding sequence ATGCGCGCGATATCGCGGACCGGCCTGGGCGCGGCGATGGCCGCCGTCCTCGCCGTCACCGCCGGAGGACCTACGGTGGCCGACGCCACCCCGGGCGCCTCCGGTTCCTCCGGCGACAGACCCCTGGTCGGCAGCGAGACGGCCCAGGCGAAGACGAAGACCGACGCGAGCGGCAACGCCGTCGTCACCCTGGTCACCGGCGACCGGGTCCGCGTCACCCGGGACGCGAAGGGCACCCCGACCGCGGCGCTGCTGCCCGGCGAGGACGGCTCCGAACCCGTCTACCGGACCCACCGGGTCGGCGACGACCTCTACGTCTACCCGGACGGTGTGCAGCAGAAGATCGACCAAGGTCTCGTCGACGCCCAGCTGTTCAACGTCACGGGGCTCGTCGCCCAGGGCTACGACGACGCCCACACCAAGACACTCCCCGTCATCGTCGGCTACGACGAGTCCGCCGACATCGCCCGCTCGCTGCCGGCCGAGCCGCGCGCCGCCGAGCGCACCCACCGCCTCGACGTCATCGACGCGGTGTCGTACCGGACCGACAAGAAGAAGACGGCCGACTTCTGGGCCGACGTCACCAGCCCGCGCACCCGCTCCGGCAAGCCCGTCGAGAAGGTGTGGCTGGACGCCAAGGCGCGGTCCACGATGGCCGATTCGACGCGGCAGATCGGCGCCGACACGGCCTGGGCCGCCGGCTACACCGGCAAGGGCACCAAGGTCGCCGTCCTCGACACCGGCGTCGACGCCGAACACCCCGACCTCAAGGGGCAGGTGACGCAGTCGAAGGACTTCACCGGCTCCGACAACGGCACCGCCGACGTCGTGGGCCACGGCTCGCACGTCGCGTCCACCGTCGCCGGCACCGGCGCCGCGAGCGACGGCAAGGAACAGGGCGTCGCCCCGGGCACCGACCTGCTCGTCGGCAAGGTCCTCGGCAACGACGGCTCCGGCTCCGCCTCCGGCATCATCGCCGGCATGCAGTGGGCCGTGGACTCCGGCGCCGACGTCGTCTCCATGAGCCTCGGCTCGTCCGCGCCGATGCCGACGTGCGACGACCCGATGAGCACGGCCGCGCAGGCCCTCGCGAGCAAGAGCGACGCGCTGTTCGTGATCGCCGCGGGCAACCTGGGCCGGAACAACAACACGGTCTCCTCGCCCGGTTGCGCCCCCGACGTGCTGACCGTCGGCGCCGTCGACAGCGCCGACGACACCGCGTACTTCTCCAGCCGCGGCCCCGTCGCGGGCACCCACACCCTCAAGCCGGAGATCGCCGCGCCCGGTGTCGCCATCAAGGCCGCGGCGGCGAACGGCCGGGGCGTGTACGCGTACACCTCCATGTCGGGCACGTCGATGGCGACGCCGCACGTCGCCGGTTCCGCCGCGCTGCTCAAGCAGAAGCACCCCGACTGGAGCGGACAGCGCGTCAAGCAGGCCCTCGTCTCCTCCGCCAAGAGCGACCTCTCCGGTGACGTGCGCGAGACCGGCGGCGGTTCGCTCCGCGTCGACCAGGCGCTGAAGCAGACCGTGCTCGGCGCGGGCTCCGTGCAGGGCGGCACGTTCGACTGGCCGCAGTCCGCGGGCGACCGGACCTCCGTCGACGTCCCGTACACCAACACCGGCGACAAGCCGGTCACGCTCGACCTGGCCGTCTCGCACGTCACCGGCAACGACGGCACCACCGTGCGCTCCCGGATCGCCTCCCTCGGCCGCAGGACCGTCACCGTCCCGGCGGGCGCGACCGTCGAGGTGCCCCTCGCCCTCGACCCGGCGGCCGGCCTCAAGGCGGCGCAGTACGGCGACATCACCGGCCGCGTCCTGGCCACCGGCCCCGGCGGCGTGCACGTCTCCACACCGTTCTCGCTCTACGTGCAGCCGAAGACGGTCCGGCTCACCGTCAAGGTCGTCGACCGCAACGGCGACCCGGCGGCCGGGGTCTCCTCCCTCGACGTGATCGGCACCGACGACGCCACGGGCAGCATGCTCTCCAACGACGGCGCCGAGCAGCAGACCCTCGAACTGCGGGCGGGCGCCTACGAGGTGCAGGCCTTCATCGGCACCCCGGACGCGGGCGACAGCCCCAAGCTGTACGACTCGCTCACCTACATGGGCCGCCCGCAGCTGAACCTCACCAAGGACACCACGCTCGTCCTCGACGCCCGTGAGGCGAGCCGCCTCAAGGCCGTCACGAAGGACCGCACGTCCGAGACTCGCGGCGCCGTCCTCGGCTCGTCGCGCACCTGGGACGACGTCTGGCTCTTCACCGACACCATCAGCGGCGGGCGCTCGATCCGCGGCTACTACGCGGACGTCCGCGGCGAAGCCACCGACGGCGACTACGCGTTCACCAGCATGTGGCGCAACGCGGCCCCGCTGATCAGCGAGTTCAGGACCGCCGACGGCACACGCCTGCACCCCTGGGCCGCCACGACGACCGCCGTCAACCTCGACGGCACCGGCTCCGCCGAGGTCGTCGCCGCCGGCGCGGGCACCGCGGCCGACCTGGCCGCCGCCGGCGTCAAGGGCAAGATCGCACTGGTGAAGCTCGCGGACGACGCGACGAGCCTGTTCTCCATCGCCGCCGCCGCGAAGACGGCGGGCGCCGTCGCCGTCATCGGCTACCACGACAGCGCCACCCGCTGGACGCCCGCGTCCGGCTTCGTCGCCCCGGACGTGCCGATCCTGTCGCTGCCCGCCGACGAGGCGAAGGCCCTGGCCGCCGCCCCGACGAAGGTCACGTGGAAGGCCACGGCGTCCAGCCCGTACATGTACAACCTCGTGCACACCGAGGACGGCGAACTCACCGCGCCGCGCACCTACGCCGCGCACGACCGCGCCCTGGCCCGCGTCGACTCGACGTACACGGCGGCCGGTGTCGCCGCCGACTTCTCCGACACGACGGTGGTCACCACGGCCGGCGGCGTGAGCGCCGTCCCCGACAGCTTCGCCACGGTGCGCGCGCCCGGCGGCCGGGCCGAGTACTACACGGCCGGCGACGACGTCACCTTCGAGCGGATCCTCGGCTCGTCCTTCCCGTTCGGCGAGACGATGATCGGCGGCGCCAAGAGCTACGCCAAGGGCGCCCGCCTGAAGGAGCGTTGGTACGACGGCGTCCTGGTGCCGACGGCCGCGCAGGACGCCGCCGGTGACGAGATCCTCGTCGGCGAACGCCAGGGCAACCTGATCGGCGTCAACTTCAACGGCGCGTACTGGCGCGACGGCAGCCACTACGGAGCCCCCGGCTCGTTCGGCGACTTCGGCGGCGTCAGCCTCTCCCGCGACGGCGAACTCGTCGGCTCGTCGCCCTGGACCGCCGGCGTCTTCGAGATCCCGGCCGGGAAGAGCACGTACGAGCTGACGCTGACCACGCAGAAGGGCGGCTCGCCCGCCCGCTTCTTCCAGCGCTCGTCGCCGGTGCGGACGGTCTTCACGTTCACCTCGCAGGAGAAGCCGGACGTCTACTCCCAGGGCCTGCCGCTGCTCTTCCCCAAGTACGGGATCCCCGAGGACGGCATGAAGACCCTCGCGGCCAGGGACGGCCAGACGATCTCGCTCTCCGCGACCGGTCACCAGGGCTACACGCCCGCCGACCTCACCGCGGCCGAGGTGGCGTACTCCTACGACGGCGGAACCACCTGGACCGAGGCGAAGACGCGCCGCGCCGACGGGCGTTGGACGGCGACCGTGAACCACGCGGCAGCCTCCGGCAAGCAGGTCACCCTGCGCACCACGCTCACCGACGCCAAGGGCGCCTCCGTCACGCAGACGGTGACTCGCGCCTACGACGTGCGCTGA
- a CDS encoding protein phosphatase 2C domain-containing protein: MTARFGSGSDALVLVAMATGARATPGAHRAAAEACAWIGRAVGLSHARLAEDIRAGRRGDLKSGLHRLTDRSLGKLRAGATEQGLDPEEYAATLRCLLVPADPKCRTRVFFGVGGGGLFRLRDGEWQDIEPSTAEQSGAPVMGYGSLPAAETPEGDRLTMDLGITTPPSPYEPAPRPPRDPFRFRASVARPGDTLLLCTAGLAEPLRGEPELSSHLAARWAPADPPGLAAFLADTQVRVKGYADDRTAAAVWET; encoded by the coding sequence CTGACCGCGCGGTTCGGCAGCGGCTCCGACGCGCTCGTGCTCGTCGCCATGGCCACCGGCGCCCGCGCGACGCCGGGCGCCCACCGGGCCGCCGCCGAGGCGTGCGCCTGGATCGGCCGCGCCGTGGGACTCAGCCACGCGCGGCTCGCCGAGGACATCAGGGCCGGGCGGCGCGGCGACCTCAAGTCGGGGCTGCACCGGCTCACCGACCGCAGCCTGGGCAAACTGCGGGCGGGCGCCACCGAGCAGGGCCTCGACCCGGAGGAGTACGCCGCCACGCTGCGCTGCCTTCTGGTGCCGGCCGACCCGAAATGCCGCACCCGCGTGTTCTTTGGGGTCGGCGGAGGGGGTCTGTTCCGGCTCAGGGACGGCGAGTGGCAGGACATCGAGCCCAGCACCGCCGAGCAGAGCGGCGCCCCGGTCATGGGGTACGGCTCGCTGCCCGCGGCGGAGACCCCCGAGGGCGACCGGCTCACGATGGACCTCGGGATCACGACGCCGCCCAGCCCGTACGAGCCCGCTCCGCGGCCGCCCCGGGACCCGTTCCGCTTCCGGGCGTCCGTCGCCCGTCCGGGGGACACGCTGCTGCTGTGCACGGCAGGCCTCGCGGAACCGCTCCGCGGCGAGCCGGAGCTGTCGTCCCACCTCGCCGCGCGGTGGGCGCCCGCGGACCCGCCGGGACTCGCCGCGTTCCTCGCCGACACCCAGGTGCGGGTCAAGGGGTACGCGGACGACCGCACGGCGGCCGCCGTCTGGGAGACATGA
- a CDS encoding pyruvate dehydrogenase — translation MAKQNVAEQFVDILVRAGVKRMYGVVGDSLNPVVDAIRRDSAIDWIHVRHEETAAFAAGAEAQITGRMTACAGSCGPGNLHLINGLYDAHRSMAPVLALASHIPSSEIGLGYFQETHPDRLFAECSHYSEMISSPQQMPRVLQTAIQHAVGRSGVSVVTLPGDVADQAAPEKSVETAIVTSRPTIRPGDAEIDKLVEMIDAADKVTLFCGSGTAGAHAEVMEFAEKVKSPVGHALRGKEWIQYDNPYDVGMSGLLGYGAAYEATHECDLLILLGTDFPYNAFLPQKDVKIVQVDVRPENLGRRSKLDLAVWGDVRETLRCLTPRVRPKSNRRFLDKMLKKHADQLEGVVKAYTRKVEKHTPIHPEYVASVLDELASEDAVFTVDTGMCNVWAARYISPNGRRRVIGSFSHGSMANALPMAIGAQFTDRERQVISMSGDGGFSMLMGDFLTLVQYDLPVKVVLFNNSSLGMVELEMLVAGLPSYGTTNKNPDFAAVARAAGAYGVRVEKPKQLAGALKDAFRHKGPALVDIVTDPNALSIPPKISAEMVTGFALSASKIVLDGGVGRMVQMARSNLRNVPRP, via the coding sequence ATGGCCAAGCAGAACGTCGCCGAGCAGTTCGTGGACATCCTGGTCCGCGCGGGCGTCAAGCGCATGTACGGCGTCGTCGGAGACAGCCTGAACCCCGTCGTCGACGCCATCCGCCGCGACAGCGCCATCGACTGGATCCACGTACGCCACGAGGAGACCGCCGCGTTCGCCGCGGGCGCGGAAGCCCAGATCACCGGCAGGATGACCGCCTGCGCGGGCTCCTGCGGACCCGGCAACCTGCACCTCATCAACGGCCTCTACGACGCCCACCGCTCCATGGCCCCGGTGCTCGCGCTCGCCTCCCACATCCCGTCCAGCGAGATCGGCCTCGGCTACTTCCAGGAGACCCACCCCGACCGGCTGTTCGCCGAGTGCTCGCACTACAGCGAGATGATCTCCAGCCCGCAGCAGATGCCCCGGGTGCTCCAGACCGCCATCCAGCACGCCGTCGGCCGCAGTGGTGTGAGCGTCGTGACGCTGCCCGGTGACGTCGCCGACCAGGCGGCTCCGGAGAAGTCCGTCGAGACCGCCATCGTCACGTCACGGCCGACCATCCGCCCCGGCGACGCCGAGATCGACAAGCTCGTCGAGATGATCGACGCGGCCGACAAGGTCACGCTGTTCTGCGGCAGCGGCACCGCGGGCGCGCACGCCGAGGTCATGGAGTTCGCCGAGAAGGTCAAGTCCCCGGTCGGCCACGCCCTGCGCGGCAAGGAGTGGATCCAGTACGACAACCCGTACGACGTCGGCATGAGCGGGCTGCTCGGCTACGGCGCCGCCTACGAGGCCACCCACGAGTGCGACCTGCTGATCCTGCTCGGCACCGACTTCCCGTACAACGCGTTCCTGCCGCAGAAGGACGTCAAGATCGTCCAGGTCGACGTCCGGCCCGAGAACCTGGGGCGGCGCTCCAAGCTGGACCTCGCCGTGTGGGGCGACGTCCGCGAGACGCTGCGCTGCCTCACTCCGCGCGTCCGGCCGAAGTCCAACCGCCGCTTCCTCGACAAGATGCTGAAGAAGCACGCCGACCAGCTCGAAGGGGTCGTGAAGGCGTACACGCGCAAGGTCGAGAAGCACACCCCGATCCACCCCGAGTACGTCGCCTCCGTCCTCGACGAACTCGCCTCCGAGGACGCCGTGTTCACGGTCGACACCGGAATGTGCAACGTCTGGGCGGCGCGCTACATCTCGCCCAACGGGCGGCGCCGCGTCATCGGTTCGTTCTCGCACGGCTCGATGGCGAACGCGCTGCCGATGGCGATCGGCGCCCAGTTCACCGACCGGGAGCGGCAGGTCATCTCCATGTCGGGCGACGGCGGCTTCTCGATGCTGATGGGCGACTTCCTGACGCTGGTCCAGTACGACCTGCCCGTGAAGGTCGTCCTGTTCAACAACTCCTCCCTGGGCATGGTGGAGTTGGAGATGCTCGTCGCCGGGCTCCCCTCGTACGGGACCACCAACAAGAACCCCGACTTCGCCGCCGTCGCGCGGGCCGCGGGCGCGTACGGCGTCCGCGTGGAGAAGCCGAAGCAGCTCGCGGGCGCGCTGAAGGACGCCTTCCGGCACAAGGGCCCGGCGCTCGTGGACATCGTCACCGACCCGAACGCCCTGTCCATCCCGCCGAAGATCAGCGCCGAGATGGTCACCGGCTTCGCCCTGTCCGCGTCGAAGATCGTGCTCGACGGCGGCGTGGGCCGCATGGTGCAGATGGCCCGCTCGAATCTGCGCAACGTGCCGCGCCCCTGA
- a CDS encoding alpha-mannosidase, with product MHDDRHLVEGRLERAMRQFVRPAQYAARVPLTLSAWHAPDRSGEEAAPAGAEATAWPTVPVAQALAAEYAPFEPGTAWGKPWSTTWFRIEGRVPEEWAGRHVEAVLDPGFSGQGPGFQAEGLLYDASGVPLKGIHPRNRHLTIAAPAVGGEPVRLLLEAAANPTVLRDFEPTYVGDVLTAGDRPIYRFRAADLAVLDEAVWHLALDVEVLSELMHELDADRGRRHDILRALERMLDALDLHDVSGTAEAARAELAEVLARPAHASAHRVSAAGHAHIDSAWLWPLRETVRKASRTFANVTALAQDYPELVFACSQAQQYAWVKEHQPHIWERIKKAVADGNWAPVGSMWVESDANMPGGEALARQIVHGKRFFLDELGVETEEIWLPDSFGYTAAFPQLAKLAGAKWFLTQKLSWNQTNKMPHHTFWWEGIDGTRVFTHFPPVDTYNSQFHGHELAHAERNFAEKGGASRSLVPFGWGDGGGGPTREMMEKARRLKSLEGSPRVEIEKPSAFFEAAHEEYAAKAPVWSGELYLEMHRATYTTQAKTKQGNRRSEHALREAELWCTAAALRDPSYAYPYDDLDRIWKTVLLHQFHDILPGSSIAWVHREARDTYARVLAELDEITAEAVRRLGPGVPAALNSSPYRRSEVVAHDGRLVQVDVAGLGARDLTEAAAHPHGPGAHAAATVDADAIVLANEHLSVTVDSDGLLTSVRDVRGGGREVIAPGARGNLLQLHPDHPTQYDAWDLDPHYRHTGTDLTRAESVQLVEDGPLRVTVRVIRSFGKSRITQEYRLAAGSRRLDIVTDIDWQESEKVLKAAFPLDVHAQHSAAEIQFGHVRRPTHANTGWDAARYEICAHRWLRVAEDAYGVALVNDSTYGHDVTRTRHEGDVLGTTVRLTLLRAPHSPDPETDLGTHRFTYALAPGATTGDAVAEGLALNLPLRIASAPEIAPLVSVDHPAVTVESVKLAEDRSGDVVVRLYESRGGRAAATLTAGFPVAGADETDLLERPLRAAATSAAGLTLALRPFQILTLRLRPA from the coding sequence GTGCACGACGACCGACACCTCGTGGAGGGACGACTGGAGCGCGCGATGCGCCAGTTCGTGCGGCCCGCGCAATACGCGGCGCGGGTACCGCTGACCCTGAGCGCCTGGCACGCGCCCGACCGCTCCGGCGAGGAAGCCGCCCCCGCCGGAGCGGAGGCGACGGCGTGGCCGACCGTGCCCGTCGCGCAGGCGCTCGCCGCCGAGTACGCGCCCTTCGAACCGGGCACCGCCTGGGGAAAGCCCTGGTCGACCACCTGGTTCCGGATCGAGGGGCGGGTGCCCGAGGAGTGGGCGGGGCGGCACGTGGAGGCGGTCCTCGACCCCGGGTTCAGCGGACAGGGCCCCGGGTTCCAGGCGGAGGGGCTGCTGTACGACGCGTCCGGCGTCCCGCTGAAGGGCATCCATCCGCGCAACCGGCATCTGACGATCGCCGCCCCGGCGGTCGGGGGCGAACCGGTGCGTCTGCTGCTGGAGGCGGCCGCCAATCCGACGGTCCTGCGGGACTTCGAACCCACCTATGTGGGTGACGTCCTGACGGCCGGGGATCGGCCCATCTACCGATTCCGCGCTGCCGACTTGGCCGTACTCGACGAGGCCGTCTGGCATCTTGCGCTCGACGTCGAGGTGCTGTCCGAGCTGATGCACGAGCTGGACGCGGACCGCGGCCGCCGCCACGACATCCTGCGGGCCCTGGAGCGGATGCTGGACGCGCTCGATCTGCACGACGTGTCGGGCACGGCTGAGGCGGCGCGCGCGGAGCTGGCCGAGGTCCTCGCCCGGCCCGCGCACGCGAGCGCGCACCGCGTCTCGGCGGCCGGGCACGCGCACATCGACTCGGCGTGGCTGTGGCCGCTGCGCGAGACGGTCCGCAAGGCGTCCCGCACCTTCGCGAACGTCACGGCGCTGGCCCAGGACTACCCGGAGCTGGTCTTCGCGTGCTCGCAGGCGCAGCAGTACGCATGGGTGAAGGAGCACCAGCCGCACATCTGGGAGCGCATCAAGAAGGCGGTCGCGGACGGCAACTGGGCGCCGGTCGGCTCGATGTGGGTGGAGTCGGACGCGAACATGCCGGGCGGTGAGGCGCTGGCCCGGCAGATCGTGCACGGCAAGCGGTTCTTCCTCGACGAGCTGGGGGTCGAGACGGAGGAGATCTGGCTGCCGGACTCCTTCGGGTACACCGCCGCCTTCCCGCAGCTGGCGAAGCTGGCGGGCGCGAAGTGGTTCCTGACGCAGAAGCTGAGCTGGAACCAGACGAACAAGATGCCGCACCACACGTTCTGGTGGGAGGGCATCGACGGGACCCGCGTCTTCACGCACTTCCCGCCCGTGGACACGTACAACTCGCAGTTCCACGGCCATGAACTCGCCCACGCGGAGCGGAACTTCGCGGAGAAGGGCGGCGCGTCCCGCTCCCTGGTGCCGTTCGGCTGGGGGGACGGGGGCGGCGGCCCGACCCGCGAGATGATGGAGAAGGCGCGCCGCCTGAAGTCCCTGGAGGGGTCGCCGCGCGTCGAGATCGAGAAGCCGTCGGCGTTCTTCGAGGCGGCGCACGAGGAGTACGCGGCGAAGGCGCCGGTCTGGTCCGGCGAGCTCTACCTGGAGATGCACCGGGCCACGTACACGACACAGGCGAAGACGAAGCAGGGCAACCGCCGCTCCGAACACGCCCTGCGCGAAGCCGAGTTGTGGTGCACGGCGGCCGCGCTGCGCGACCCGTCGTACGCATACCCGTACGACGACCTGGACCGGATCTGGAAGACGGTGCTGCTGCACCAGTTCCACGACATCCTGCCGGGTTCGTCGATCGCGTGGGTGCACCGGGAGGCCCGCGACACGTACGCCCGCGTCCTCGCCGAGCTGGACGAGATCACGGCCGAGGCCGTGCGGCGGCTGGGGCCCGGCGTTCCCGCGGCGCTGAACTCCTCCCCGTACCGGCGCAGCGAAGTCGTCGCGCACGACGGCCGGTTGGTGCAGGTGGATGTCGCCGGGCTCGGTGCCCGTGACCTCACCGAGGCCGCCGCGCACCCCCACGGGCCGGGAGCGCACGCCGCGGCGACCGTCGACGCCGACGCGATCGTGCTGGCGAACGAGCATCTGAGCGTGACCGTCGACAGCGACGGACTCCTCACCTCCGTACGGGACGTGCGGGGTGGCGGCCGTGAGGTGATCGCCCCGGGGGCGCGCGGGAACCTCCTCCAGCTGCACCCCGACCACCCCACCCAGTACGACGCCTGGGACCTGGACCCGCACTACCGGCACACCGGCACGGACCTCACCCGGGCGGAGTCGGTGCAGTTGGTGGAGGACGGGCCGCTGCGGGTCACGGTGCGTGTCATCCGCTCGTTCGGGAAGTCCCGGATCACCCAGGAGTACCGGCTCGCGGCCGGCAGCCGCCGCCTGGACATCGTCACGGACATCGACTGGCAGGAGTCGGAGAAGGTCCTCAAGGCGGCGTTCCCCCTGGACGTGCACGCGCAGCACTCGGCGGCCGAGATCCAGTTCGGGCACGTGCGGCGCCCCACGCACGCCAACACCGGCTGGGACGCGGCGCGTTACGAGATCTGCGCGCACCGCTGGCTGCGGGTGGCGGAGGACGCGTACGGGGTCGCGCTCGTCAACGACTCGACGTACGGCCACGACGTGACCCGCACCCGGCACGAGGGTGACGTCCTCGGCACGACGGTCCGGCTGACGCTGCTGCGGGCGCCGCACTCCCCCGACCCGGAGACCGACCTCGGCACGCACCGGTTCACGTACGCGCTGGCGCCGGGGGCGACGACCGGTGACGCGGTGGCCGAGGGGCTCGCGCTCAATCTGCCGCTGCGGATCGCGTCGGCGCCCGAGATCGCGCCGCTCGTCTCGGTCGACCATCCTGCGGTGACGGTCGAGTCGGTGAAGCTCGCCGAGGACCGCAGCGGCGATGTGGTGGTGCGGCTGTACGAGTCGCGGGGCGGGCGCGCGGCGGCGACGCTGACGGCGGGGTTCCCGGTCGCGGGTGCCGACGAGACGGACCTCCTGGAGCGTCCGCTGCGGGCCGCGGCCACGTCGGCCGCGGGGCTCACCCTCGCCCTGCGCCCGTTCCAGATCCTGACCCTGCGACTGCGCCCGGCGTGA
- a CDS encoding ATP-binding protein, translating into MKRQARGGGPISIGGPPTTSTQEATADGAEPGDGAPRHLTRKLGRADLRAVPETRCALRELLHHWGRPGRSEIAELLTSELVTNALVHTDREAELTATVGPRGLRVEVRDYAGHRPELRVPNADDGTHGTSGRGLILVQSLADAWGVLAPGGASAGKVVWFELNGDAV; encoded by the coding sequence ATGAAACGGCAGGCACGAGGGGGCGGCCCGATCAGTATCGGGGGCCCTCCGACTACGAGTACGCAGGAAGCGACGGCCGACGGCGCGGAACCGGGGGACGGGGCGCCGCGACATCTCACGCGCAAGCTGGGCAGGGCGGACCTGAGGGCCGTGCCCGAGACCCGGTGCGCGCTGCGCGAACTGCTCCACCACTGGGGCAGGCCGGGAAGATCGGAGATAGCCGAGCTGCTCACGAGCGAGCTCGTCACCAACGCGCTGGTGCACACCGACCGCGAGGCGGAGCTCACGGCGACCGTGGGTCCGCGCGGGCTACGGGTGGAGGTGAGGGACTACGCGGGACACCGCCCCGAGCTGCGGGTACCGAACGCCGACGACGGTACGCACGGCACGAGCGGGCGCGGTCTGATCCTGGTGCAGTCCCTGGCCGACGCCTGGGGCGTCCTGGCGCCCGGCGGGGCGAGCGCGGGGAAGGTGGTGTGGTTCGAGCTGAACGGCGACGCCGTGTGA